A single Ferrovibrio sp. MS7 DNA region contains:
- a CDS encoding Lrp/AsnC ligand binding domain-containing protein — protein MQTIFVMVKCELGHAYDVAAQAVETIEQVSEVHSVSGQYDLMMKCYLPDGEDIGHFVVHKLQTIPRVKDTFTIITFKAFS, from the coding sequence ATGCAGACGATCTTCGTGATGGTGAAGTGCGAACTGGGCCATGCCTATGACGTGGCGGCCCAGGCGGTGGAGACCATCGAGCAGGTTTCCGAGGTCCACTCGGTATCCGGCCAGTATGACCTGATGATGAAGTGCTACCTCCCCGATGGCGAGGATATCGGCCATTTCGTGGTCCATAAGCTGCAGACCATTCCGCGCGTGAAGGACACCTTCACCATCATCACCTTCAAGGCTTTCTCCTAA
- a CDS encoding sulfite exporter TauE/SafE family protein, which translates to MAESVIGYGFVLLVGLLAGGISGIVGFGSSIMLMPVLVYQFGPKAAVPIMAITALAANLSRILLWWREIDWRAFAAYTITAAPAAALGARTLVALPGFWVDIALGCFFILMVPLRHWLASRGFRLTLWQLALAGIPIGYLTGVVVSTGPISVPVFLGIGLVKGAFLATEAAGSLGVYIAKAAVFQAFGALPWEIVLQGLIAGGAVMAGSFLGKRFVLSLSPDTFRYLMDAVMVFAGGFMLWNAFS; encoded by the coding sequence ATGGCTGAGTCCGTCATCGGCTACGGCTTCGTGCTGCTGGTCGGCCTGCTGGCTGGCGGCATCAGCGGCATTGTCGGCTTCGGCTCCTCGATCATGCTGATGCCGGTGCTGGTCTACCAGTTCGGGCCGAAAGCCGCCGTGCCGATCATGGCGATCACCGCACTGGCGGCCAATCTTTCGCGCATCCTGCTGTGGTGGCGCGAAATCGACTGGCGTGCCTTCGCTGCCTACACAATCACCGCCGCACCCGCCGCAGCCCTCGGCGCCCGCACCCTGGTGGCCTTGCCGGGCTTCTGGGTCGATATCGCACTCGGCTGCTTCTTCATCCTGATGGTGCCGCTGCGCCACTGGCTGGCTTCGCGCGGCTTCAGGCTGACGCTGTGGCAACTGGCGCTGGCCGGGATTCCCATCGGCTACCTCACCGGCGTGGTGGTCTCCACCGGACCGATCAGCGTGCCCGTGTTTCTCGGCATCGGCTTGGTGAAAGGTGCCTTCCTGGCCACCGAGGCGGCCGGCTCGCTTGGCGTCTATATCGCCAAGGCGGCGGTGTTCCAGGCCTTTGGCGCGCTGCCCTGGGAGATCGTGCTGCAGGGCCTGATCGCCGGCGGCGCGGTAATGGCCGGCAGCTTCCTCGGCAAGCGCTTCGTACTCAGCCTCTCGCCCGATACCTTCCGCTATTTGATGGATGCGGTGATGGTGTTTGCCGGCGGCTTCATGCTGTGGAACGCCTTTTCCTGA
- a CDS encoding glycosyltransferase family 2 protein, which produces MSPPPTPIFIISYNRLGVLRRGLASFRRLARPLEIVIHDNGSTYQPLLDYYDQLVAEGVRVLRTGKKATQQDDLNSVADTVAAYFADRAPENYVVTDPDIELDPAGADMLDLYDAILAASAEVDVVGPMLRMDDIPDSYPLKGEVVSRHWHKFWKHRTRRFPWRGGEVKLVKAVVDTTFALYRAGLPFERLRPAFRSYPPYWARHLDWYIDPTEMNEDQANYMETASGVSYWGGPLLRKMIRRQQRDGTI; this is translated from the coding sequence ATGAGCCCGCCGCCGACCCCGATCTTCATCATCAGCTACAACCGCCTTGGCGTGTTGCGACGTGGCCTTGCGTCTTTCCGCCGACTGGCGCGGCCGCTGGAGATCGTAATCCACGACAACGGTTCGACCTATCAGCCGCTGCTCGACTATTACGACCAGCTTGTCGCCGAAGGTGTGCGCGTGCTGCGCACCGGCAAGAAGGCGACGCAGCAGGATGACCTCAACTCGGTTGCCGATACCGTGGCGGCGTATTTCGCCGATCGTGCCCCGGAGAATTATGTGGTGACAGACCCGGACATCGAACTCGATCCGGCGGGCGCTGACATGCTTGACCTCTATGACGCCATCCTGGCGGCGTCGGCGGAGGTCGATGTCGTCGGGCCGATGCTGCGCATGGACGACATCCCCGACAGCTACCCGCTCAAGGGAGAAGTGGTAAGCCGGCACTGGCACAAATTCTGGAAGCATCGGACGCGCCGCTTTCCGTGGCGCGGCGGCGAGGTGAAGCTGGTCAAGGCCGTTGTCGATACCACCTTCGCGCTGTATCGCGCCGGGCTGCCGTTCGAGCGGCTGCGGCCGGCATTCCGCAGCTATCCGCCCTATTGGGCGCGTCATCTCGACTGGTATATCGATCCGACGGAGATGAACGAAGATCAGGCGAATTACATGGAAACCGCTTCCGGCGTCAGCTATTGGGGCGGCCCGCTGCTGCGCAAGATGATCCGGCGCCAGCAGCGCGACGGAACCATCTGA
- a CDS encoding Rne/Rng family ribonuclease: MGMRMLIDATHLEETRVVVVKGTRLEEFDYETSTKQVLKGNIYLARVTRVEPSLQAAFVEYGGNRHGFLAFGEIHPDYYQIPIADRQALLEQQAEEEARAAQAEDEEFEAEERRRRRRRRHRGGQPARNAEGGAPLDEQAQAAEGEEGLGDDHLDDAHLDDNEHGDDAIDTIETVEGDYDAVEEITPARPGLSDDDKAEPIAGPSYWNVPSRAEAAAPEVSAPVEMEIPPAPAAAPGAEAPVAGAAAVEAPALEAAPAAEAAAVAPVAEAQDAAPAEAVEADARNDEQRHDEGNGESGGEGRHDEPAGEIRQDENGGEGRHDEEVRRPRRTHFSRRYKIQEVIKRRQIMLVQVVKEERGNKGAALTTYLSLAGRYCVLMPNTARGGGISRKISSPADRKRLKSITSELDIPVGMGVIVRTAGMERSKPEIKRDFEYLLRTWDSIRERTLESTAPTLIYEEADLIKRSIRDLYSNDIDEVLVEGAQGFEAARDFMEMLMPSHAERVRPYQDKIPLFHRYQVEQQLDSMFTPTVQLRSGGYIVINPTEALVSIDINSGKSTREHNIEETAYKTNLEAAEEIARQLRLRDLAGLVVIDFIDMEDSRNIRKVEQRLKECLRGDRARIQVGRISGFGLLEMSRQRLRPSLIESSTMPCPHCQGRGYVRSTESTALQVLRAIEEEGIRDRAGEIIVSVPTEVAIYLLNHKRERVSDIERRYVMRIVVAADPSLVPPDYKIERSKPRQPGEVLRPEMTQRSESPRPITQQSSYANANEEFALIDQEGEAEDDAELIEGEGEGEAEAAGAEESNGEGNGRRRRRRRRRRGGRNGEEGRGDEARGEGAAAEAVPQDGEGFAAAADGAEGDESGEDEEGEEAEGSEANDQNGGQNEGQGGEGEARRRRRGRRGGRRRRREEGGAEGGQQPQQPRQDDRPRRDRDYAAQPSGDFLTPAAIGAMLDGGPMLDIDLDEPPPPKPVAVPAPAPVAAPAPVAEKPAEPVAPAPVSAPEAPAETLAETVKPVPAAPVHTGPVFETVVVTADGNQDKPAEPPAPKKGWWSR, translated from the coding sequence ATGGGCATGCGTATGTTGATTGATGCCACCCACCTGGAGGAAACCCGGGTCGTGGTGGTGAAGGGGACCCGTCTCGAGGAATTCGATTACGAGACCTCCACCAAGCAGGTATTGAAGGGTAATATTTATCTGGCGCGGGTGACCCGCGTTGAGCCCTCGCTGCAGGCCGCTTTCGTCGAATATGGCGGCAACCGCCACGGCTTCCTGGCCTTCGGCGAAATCCATCCGGACTACTACCAGATTCCGATCGCCGACCGTCAGGCCCTGCTTGAGCAGCAGGCCGAGGAAGAGGCGCGCGCCGCCCAGGCCGAGGATGAGGAATTCGAAGCCGAGGAACGCCGTCGCCGTCGTCGCCGCCGTCATCGTGGCGGCCAGCCGGCGCGCAATGCCGAAGGCGGTGCGCCGCTGGACGAGCAGGCCCAGGCTGCCGAAGGCGAAGAGGGCCTTGGCGACGATCATCTCGACGATGCCCATCTCGATGATAACGAGCATGGCGATGATGCCATCGACACCATCGAGACGGTGGAGGGCGACTACGACGCGGTGGAGGAAATCACCCCCGCGCGTCCGGGTTTGAGCGACGACGACAAAGCCGAGCCGATTGCCGGCCCGTCCTACTGGAATGTGCCGTCGCGCGCCGAAGCGGCCGCGCCGGAAGTCAGCGCTCCGGTGGAAATGGAAATTCCGCCGGCCCCGGCTGCGGCCCCTGGTGCGGAAGCACCGGTTGCCGGAGCTGCTGCCGTTGAGGCGCCCGCTCTCGAAGCCGCGCCGGCTGCCGAAGCTGCGGCAGTAGCGCCGGTCGCCGAGGCCCAGGACGCTGCGCCTGCCGAGGCTGTTGAAGCCGACGCCCGCAATGATGAGCAGCGCCATGACGAAGGCAACGGCGAGTCCGGCGGCGAAGGCCGCCATGATGAGCCCGCCGGCGAAATCCGCCAGGATGAAAATGGTGGCGAAGGCCGCCACGACGAGGAAGTGCGCCGTCCGCGCCGCACGCATTTCTCGCGCCGCTACAAGATTCAGGAAGTGATCAAGCGCCGGCAGATCATGCTGGTGCAGGTGGTGAAGGAAGAGCGCGGCAACAAGGGCGCGGCGCTGACCACCTATCTGTCGCTGGCTGGCCGCTATTGCGTGCTGATGCCGAACACGGCGCGCGGCGGCGGCATCAGCCGCAAGATTTCCTCGCCCGCCGACCGCAAGCGCCTCAAGTCGATCACCAGCGAATTGGATATTCCGGTTGGCATGGGTGTGATCGTGCGCACCGCCGGCATGGAGCGCTCCAAGCCGGAGATCAAGCGCGATTTCGAATACCTGCTGCGTACCTGGGACAGCATCCGCGAGCGCACGCTGGAAAGCACCGCACCGACGCTGATCTACGAAGAAGCCGATCTGATCAAGCGTTCGATCCGCGACCTCTACTCGAATGACATCGACGAGGTGCTGGTGGAAGGCGCGCAGGGCTTCGAGGCGGCGCGCGACTTCATGGAAATGCTGATGCCGAGCCATGCCGAGCGCGTGCGCCCGTATCAGGACAAGATCCCACTGTTCCACCGCTATCAGGTGGAGCAGCAGCTCGACAGCATGTTCACGCCGACGGTGCAGCTCCGCTCCGGCGGCTACATCGTGATCAATCCCACCGAGGCGCTGGTCTCGATCGATATCAACTCGGGCAAGTCGACGCGCGAGCACAATATCGAGGAGACCGCCTACAAGACCAATCTGGAAGCGGCAGAAGAGATCGCCCGCCAGTTGCGCCTGCGCGACCTCGCCGGCCTGGTGGTGATCGACTTCATCGACATGGAGGACAGCCGCAACATCCGCAAGGTGGAGCAGCGCCTCAAGGAATGCCTGCGCGGCGACCGCGCCCGCATCCAGGTGGGCCGCATTTCCGGCTTTGGCTTGCTCGAAATGTCGCGCCAGCGCCTGCGGCCGAGCCTGATCGAAAGCTCGACCATGCCCTGCCCGCACTGCCAGGGCCGCGGCTATGTGCGTTCCACCGAGAGCACGGCGTTGCAGGTGCTGCGCGCCATCGAGGAGGAAGGTATCCGCGACCGCGCCGGCGAGATCATCGTGTCGGTGCCGACCGAAGTGGCGATCTACCTGCTGAACCACAAGCGCGAGCGCGTCTCGGATATCGAGCGCCGCTATGTCATGCGCATCGTGGTGGCCGCCGATCCGTCCCTGGTGCCGCCGGACTACAAGATCGAACGCAGCAAGCCGCGCCAGCCGGGCGAGGTGCTGCGGCCCGAGATGACCCAGCGCAGCGAATCGCCGCGTCCGATCACGCAGCAGAGCAGCTATGCCAATGCCAACGAGGAATTCGCCCTCATCGACCAGGAAGGCGAGGCCGAGGATGATGCCGAGCTGATCGAGGGCGAAGGCGAGGGCGAAGCGGAAGCCGCCGGCGCCGAGGAAAGCAATGGCGAGGGCAATGGCCGCCGCCGCCGCCGCCGTCGTCGCCGTCGTGGTGGCCGCAATGGTGAAGAAGGCCGGGGTGATGAAGCGCGCGGCGAAGGTGCCGCCGCCGAAGCCGTGCCGCAGGATGGCGAAGGTTTTGCCGCTGCTGCCGATGGCGCCGAGGGCGATGAGTCTGGCGAAGACGAGGAAGGCGAAGAGGCCGAGGGCAGCGAAGCCAACGACCAGAATGGCGGCCAGAACGAGGGCCAGGGCGGTGAGGGCGAAGCCCGCCGCCGCCGCCGTGGCCGCCGTGGCGGTCGCCGCCGTCGCCGTGAGGAAGGTGGCGCCGAGGGCGGTCAGCAGCCGCAGCAGCCGCGCCAGGATGACCGTCCGCGCCGCGACCGCGACTATGCCGCGCAGCCGAGTGGCGATTTCCTGACCCCCGCAGCCATTGGCGCCATGCTCGATGGCGGCCCGATGCTGGATATCGACCTGGACGAACCGCCGCCGCCGAAGCCTGTTGCCGTGCCGGCCCCGGCGCCGGTCGCTGCGCCGGCACCGGTGGCTGAGAAGCCGGCCGAGCCGGTTGCCCCGGCTCCGGTATCAGCGCCCGAAGCGCCAGCCGAAACCCTGGCCGAAACCGTGAAGCCGGTGCCGGCCGCGCCGGTGCATACCGGCCCGGTATTCGAGACCGTGGTGGTCACGGCCGATGGCAACCAGGACAAGCCGGCCGAGCCGCCGGCGCCGAAGAAGGGCTGGTGGTCGCGCTAA